DNA sequence from the Daphnia carinata strain CSIRO-1 chromosome 8, CSIRO_AGI_Dcar_HiC_V3, whole genome shotgun sequence genome:
TTTGctggtattcttgccaaaagagatctaattgcttgtgctgtcacgggctcagGCAAAACGggaatccaattaattaacgctgtgtaattttgaaaccttgatcgTACTGACATGATTCAAATGgttcggtatgaactgggtaagttcaAGTAAAgcaattttgagtgggcacgccggtaaTTGCGACCACTAAAAGGTCCttttgcatctaagatactcaacaaaccctttgtgttattcgttgattaagtcatctaaaattttacattttatcatgcaggcggcgtactcggtaccggttatgaacatattgttaaaacaaggtgttgctggtgcctctcatgccatggggcaaaagccagaagttgtaattgtcgcacccactcgtgaattggccattcaaattcaccgtgATGcatgtaaattctcctacaattctgTATTAcagtctgtgattatatatggaggaactgtcacgagccatcagtggtcaaatcttcaagctagGTGCAATACTCTAGTCGcgaccgtggagtatttgacTTCACGGgtgtcaggttttaaattttggacgaagctgatcgaaagATTGATATGGGTATCGGCCCCAGTGTTGAAAAAATGGTCAACCATCCAAcgaaagtatgttctcgatggcttttgagcaTGAGGTTTAACTGATGTGATACTATTTGTtgctctgtagggaatccatcgtgtttgtatgttttcggctacattcccagatgaagtacaagcgctggctgcgacttacatggaagactacatattcgtcaaaacaggcattgtcggtggcaccaatccggctgttgaacagctgtttttccagtgctcgaaaagagatgagagctaagctgatcgaagttttacaagatctcggtgattccaagactatcgtttttgtcgacagcaaaaaggCGGGGGTTTTCGTCGCTGGAGTCTTGTGCAATAACAatttacaagtaagaatcaaaactgttggaattgggcaaagcgTATTAACTTTAAttgtctagtctaccagcatccatggtgatcgTCTTCAGAGTCAGCGTGAGCAAGCGCTTCGTGACGTCAAAAATGGTATTAGGAATATTCTCGCTCGTGGTCTAGGTAATACTTTATGGGTTCTGCGTTCGTTTTTTTGcgtatttgatgtttgtcttgtttttcctagatatTGTCGGCGTAAACTATGTCGTAAATGATGACGAGCCAACTGATATTGAAGAGTATgttcatcgtgttggtcgaaTGGGCCGCGTTGGAAATGttagaaaatcaataaggtCTTAACGCTGGAAAGTTTGTGGCTTGGTTAACTAAGGTTAGAACCTACTCCAGTCTGACATATAATTATATTTCTCTGCCCTTGTGTTCGTAATTAATAATCCtacgcattttttttagtccaaCGCCAATGTACCGCCATTTATGCAAGCAATGGTCTCAGGTGTGAGTGGAATGGGATACGACTTTAGCCCCCCTTCTACTCATGGTGGTTTTGCTAGTCGAGATATGCGCTGGGTAAGCTAAGACCcagatagttttttttacgtgtagATCTAATTGAATCAATTCGCTGTTCGGCGATAAACCTAGATTTGCTGCCTTGCCCACTGAAGTTGAAGAGAGTTGGGATTAACTTAATGTAGGTTTGTTTTGGTTGGCTTATTTTGGAGTAAATCTAAAACCACAATTTGTATTCAAGAACATTCTGGAACTTGCAATGtctgtttgaaaatttgaCAACCTGTTTATTTTGCTAACCCATTTACCTGAATACAGaacaaattcatttgtttAAGGAAACAGTTAATGGgaatattttgtattttacttttctactagtaccatttttttttttttttatcaaataacTACATAGCTATCAAAATCTCAAACTATGAAAGTAAGGACAGTTATGGCATACCGGTAGCATGCTGTCCTACAATGtgaaaggtctgtggttcgaatcccaggATGGTTGCTCGGCGTGGTCGTCCCAGAAAAAATTCTGGGATACTACTGACAATCCGatcatcaagaagaaaaagattttcctttattgccatttttcgttatttcaacAAATAAACGTTTCTTGTGAAAAATAACGTGCCTGGCATATCTGAGTATTGAACCCTAGACCTTCGGCTTCTGAACCCTtagctctaccactgagctatttcACATATTTTAAAACTACTATTACTAATAGTGAATTTAGGAATAGGGTTTagacttggaaaaaaaaagcaagcctcctttttgtttcctgaccATTCACTGGCTTAAAACGTCCAAGCCAAGAGCCAGGCCACTTGCCTTTCCGAATACTAATACCTAAGACGGAGGTTTTTCTATCACCCCATCAGTTGTACATCGAGATCCCTAATTTTTCTCCCAGGTGTTCTTTTGGCAGAACagacttcgtttttttcctttttcgtttttccgacCTGACAGTTGCCTGTGGTGGCAATGACGCATTTAGCGTCGAAATAAACAATTGCCGCCGCACAAAATAGAGTTCAGACAAAGCTGTGTATTTGTgaaacacagaaaaagaaaacaggaatttttgaaatttttacaaaaagaacaaaacaaacatggaaaatTCCACCATTTTTATCTAAATCGAAAAGCGTGCATCACAACATACACAGCCACGTTGCACGAAACAGAGCTataaaacttgttttgttttttttgttttgtttttgttttttttcttttccccatagaaaataaatgaaaaatgagaaattctcCTTACCACTGCTGATGTTTCTGGCAGGGAATCAATGGCTGACTGTCGTCATAGGATGCAGAAGATTCGTAGCTGATGTCATTGCTCTTCCGCCGACGATCTTCGACGCGTTGATCCAGCTGGAGGACGTGAAATTAATTTATAAGGAAAACGTGAAATTGGAATACGGATTGGAGTGAATTTAGGAATACGTgttgaacttaaaaaaaaaaaaaaaatacaaaggcAATGCTGCAGGAGGCGTTGCTTGCATTATGATGTATCGAATTTCCGCCCACATGTTTCACCGCCAAAGTGAAAGAGGGAGCTGTTGGAGGTTATGAGATACCATGAGGATCAGTATATTTGTCAGAGAGTGTCGTGCTGGCAATTTGTACggacgtttttctttctggtgAAATCTTAATATGCAGGTACCCTTATATGTAATTATCCTAATTTTATTAGATTAATTAGCTGACTTTCTTACTTAATGTTTATATATCTAAGACTTCCCAactaaattttattgaaaagttTGGTAAATATTTATAATGCATCAATATGTTGATCATAGAATCTCcataaaaatgattaaaatcaTTGATATTACTTTGTTGCTTGTATGTTACGGAAATTTTAATTACCAAATACTCACTCTTCCgcagcttaaaaaaaaatagattcttgaggccaacaccaccagtctAATAGATGCTAGATCTCAAGTGTTGAAGCATTTGCTgattaataatttttacaATTGTTAGGGTGCTGAAACATGTTTTGGATTTTGATTGTGTAACCACAATCAATGTTTCATAATGGACTGGGTTCTAATTACATATGTTTGTAAGTCATTAGAACCTGTGTCAAGTTGTATCATCGTTTTGTATCTGGTTTTGATTTGTGATTTTGTGGGATGCTACATTTTTgtattgcaattttatttgttgaatTTCTTATTAACGTTTAACGAACTTCGTTACTCTtatgttttacatttttcattaGGCAACAATGCAGGTGGGTTTGCTTTCTTCTTAAGTACAGTACCGGGTGTATTCCTGTatttttcgccgccattgtgATGGTGGATTCGTCAGGTttctttcgccttttttttttatcgtcggCTCTGTTAGCGACTTGGTGTGTGTGGCCACTTCCGAGGTGTTTATGCAATTTTTGGAAACTTTCTGTCTGATGTTCACAACGCCTTGCAAATATTCGAGCTGATTTCTATGGAATAGATTTTCAAGATGTTAATGGATCCTAAGTACTTACGTCAAGCAATGTCTCTGTTTCATGAAAGTGTAATCAACTTGCTTTCAGATCTATAGCTAGATGTATAACATATCCATTTTTCCGCTAATTCTCAAATGTATTAAACATTTCGTTTCAGATTTATAAATAAGAGTTGTGTAGTTGTTTCCTACATGGCATTTCCAGGGCTGTTATACTATTGGATGAGAATGGGCATTTGAGTTTCAGGTATGTttggtgttttgttttggtttacTTATTTGCTGTgttcttgttttaaaataaatttatctTATAGATAAAGCATGCTTCATGTGCTGGTGGTGGACTTTGAATGGTTTTCTCAGGTACAGTTTCTTTGCAAGGAAAGTTTTAGAACTTCTATAAAAGCTGAATTCTaagtattgtttgttttgtagaTTAGTCTTCATTCCCACACCTAGACTCTTTTCCTCAATCAAACCCTGTACAATGGATTTCTTGGTCTAGTAAGGTAGTTAATaactaaaattattttgttaccCAGTCTCTGACTTTCTAGATTGGCACTTAAAAATTTTGGGTAAATAGTAACCGAAGGTGTTTGTGAGCAAATATATTGTTGCGCCTGCGACAAATGGAATGAAAAGGATGAAGGaaggaaaagatgaagaatGGAGGTAGTAACAAGTGTTAATAACCGATTTAAATTTactgttttttattataaattaattaaaaaatttttaactatAAAATTTT
Encoded proteins:
- the LOC130700133 gene encoding probable ATP-dependent RNA helicase DDX4 isoform X2; this encodes MNWAAYSVPVMNILLKQGVAGASHAMGQKPEVVIVAPTRELAIQIHRDACKFSYNSVLQSVIIYGGTVTSHQWSNLQARCNTLVATVEYLTSRVSGFKFWTKLIERLIWVSAPVLKKWSTIQRKESIVFVCFRLHSQMKYKRWLRLTWKTTYSSKQALSVAPIRLLNSCFSSARKEMRAKLIEVLQDLGDSKTIVFVDSKKAGVFVAGVLCNNNLQSTSIHGDRLQSQREQALRDVKNDIVGVNYVVNDDEPTDIEEYVHRVGRMGRVGNVRKSIRS
- the LOC130700133 gene encoding probable ATP-dependent RNA helicase DDX4 isoform X1, whose protein sequence is MNWAAYSVPVMNILLKQGVAGASHAMGQKPEVVIVAPTRELAIQIHRDACKFSYNSVLQSVIIYGGTVTSHQWSNLQARCNTLVATVEYLTSRVSGFKFWTKLIERLIWVSAPVLKKWSTIQRKESIVFVCFRLHSQMKYKRWLRLTWKTTYSSKQALSVAPIRLLNSCFSSARKEMRAKLIEVLQDLGDSKTIVFVDSKKAGVFVAGVLCNNNLQSTSIHGDRLQSQREQALRDVKNGIRNILARGLDIVGVNYVVNDDEPTDIEEYVHRVGRMGRVGNVRKSIRS